A genomic region of Caloenas nicobarica isolate bCalNic1 chromosome 9, bCalNic1.hap1, whole genome shotgun sequence contains the following coding sequences:
- the RRAD gene encoding GTP-binding protein RAD, with protein sequence MTLNRGDKLRYLDKRRGSMPFSVHQHLHRRSMPVDERDLRAALPQGELSGLVRCTSYSPGEEHRESWASDSSDSVISSGSDSDSNLYKVILLGEHGVGKTSLARIFGGVEDCADAEEAGNTYDRSIIVDGEEASLVVFDIWEQDDSQWLQNHCMKMGDAYIIVYSVTDKVSFEKASELRIQLRRARQTEDIPIILVGNKSDLVRSREVSVDEGRACAVVFDCKFIETSAALHHNVKDLFEGIVRQIRLRKDSKEDNARRMANTKRRESIGKKAKRFLGRIVAKNNKKMAFKAKSKSCHDLSVL encoded by the exons ATGACTCTGAACCGCGGCGACAAGCTGCGCTACCTGGACAAGCGGCGCGGCAGCATGCCCTTCTCCGTGCACCAGCACCTGCACCGGCGCAGCATGCCGGTGGACGAGCGGGACCTGCGGGCCGCCCTGCCGCAGGGCGAGCTCTCCGGCCTGGTGCGCTGCACCTCGTACAGCCCCGGCGAGGAGCACCGGGAGAGCTGGGCCTCCGACTCCTCCGACTCCGTCATCTCCTCGGGCAGCGACTCCGACAGCAACCTCTACAAAGTGATCCTGCTGGGCGAGCACGGCGTCGGCAAGACCAGCCTGGCCCGCATCTTCGGCGGCGTGGAGGACTGCGCGGACGCGGAAGAGGCCG GAAATACATATGACAGATCTATTATAGTTGACGGAGAAGAAGCATCTCTCGTGGTGTTTGATATATGGGAGCAG gaTGACAGCCAATGGCTTCAGAACCACTGTATGAAAATGGGAGATGCCTATATTATTGTCTATTCAGTGACAGACAAAGTTAGTTTTGAAAAGGCCTCTGAGCTAAGAATCCAGCTAAGAAGAGCAAGGCAAACAGAAGACATTCCTATTATTCTTGTGGGCAATAAAAGCGACCTGGTCAGGTCCCGGGAAGTCTCAGTTGATG AGGGACGGGCCTGTGCCGTTGTGTTTGACTGCAAATTTATCGAGACATCAGCTGCTCTTCATCATAATGTCAAGGACTTGTTTGAAGGTATTGTTCGGCAAATCAGACTTCGAAAAGACAGTAAAGAAGACAATGCCAGGAGAATGGCtaacacaaaaagaagagaaagcataGGCAAAAAGGCAAAGCGATTCCTTGGGAGAATTGTGGCAAAGAACAATAAGAAGATGGCTTTCAAAGCAAAATCCAAGTCTTGCCATGACTTATCTGTGCTTTAG